The Humulus lupulus chromosome 4, drHumLupu1.1, whole genome shotgun sequence genome has a window encoding:
- the LOC133829371 gene encoding UDP-glycosyltransferase 86A1-like yields the protein MPVPMEEFIQYLVESADPPVSVLIADTFFGWHSTIAKRYDLVSMSFCTVSALVFSLYYHLDLLKMNDNRKDIIDYILGSRRLSKKIYPLTLSFINSMSTRNAWSSKKCIRRCEMADMFICNIVHELEFEPISAIQENHPMYAIGPLISPLGFTNSLVPTNLMPESDCTHWLNSKLPKSVLYISLGSFVPCGKKEIDEIAQGLMLSKVNFIWVLRPNVVGYTEPYVLPIGFEDEVKDRGLIVSWTNQNEVISHHEIGGFLTHFCWNSTLESLWYGVTMLYFSLMTDQLTNKKLLVDEVNLCDKKSLRLEVAEKINKLMCGKLVDELREKTTNVKQIMKNGLALNGSLDRNLYQFISDVTIKICDRSIP from the exons ATGCCGGTCCCCATGGAAGAATTCATCCAATACCTAGTAGAATCGGCTGATCCACCAGTTTCTGTCTTGATCGCAGACACTTTCTTCGGTTGGCACTCGACTATAGCAAAGAGATACGACCTTGTTTCTATGTCGTTTTGTACTGTGTCTGCTCTAGTCTTCTCTTTATACTATCACTTGGACCTCCTCAAAATGAATG ATAATAGAAAGGACATTATTGACTATATTCTGGGGTCAAGGCGATTGAGCAAAAAGATTTACCCTCTAACCTTATCCTTCATCAACTCGATGTCTACACGAAATGCATGGAGTAGTAAAAAATGCATTAGAAGGTGTGAAATGGCGGATATGTTTATCTGTAACATTGTTCATGAGCTTGAGTTTGAGCCCATATCGGCAATTCAAGAGAACCATCCAATGTATGCAATCGGTCCTCTAATTTCTCCATTAGGGTTCACAAATTCTCTTGTACCCACCAACCTTATGCCCGAATCAGATTGCACCCATTGGCTCAACTCCAAGCTCCCTAAGTCGGTCTTGTATATCTCACTTGGTAGCTTTGTTCCTTGTGGAAAGAAAGAAATTGACGAAATTGCCCAAGGGCTTATGCTTAGCAAAGTGAATTTCATATGGGTTCTTCGTCCTAATGTTGTTGGTTATACTGAGCCTTATGTACTACCGATTGGGTTTGAAGATGAGGTCAAAGACAGGGGTTTGATCGTGTCATGGACTAATCAGAATGAAGTAATCTCACATCATGAAATAGGAGGGTTTTTAACACATTTTTGTTGGAACTCGACGCTGGAGAGTTTGTGGTATGGTGTAACAATGTTGTATTTTTCATTGATGACCGATCAACTAACTAATAAGAAGTTGTTGGTTGATGAGGTCAACCTTTGTGATAAGAAGTCATTGAGGCTCGAAGTTGCAGAGAAAATCAACAAGTTGATGTGTGGAAAATTAGTTGATGAATTAAGGGAGAAGACAACGAATGTGAAGCAAATAATGAAGAATGGCTTAGCTCTAAATGGATCATTAGATAGAAACTTGTATCAATTTATTAGTGATGTGACGATTAAAATTTGTGACAGATCAATACCATAA